One segment of Clostridium ljungdahlii DSM 13528 DNA contains the following:
- a CDS encoding DUF2815 family protein, whose protein sequence is MSNIKAKRTGTKVTTGKVRLSYAHLFEPHAIEGNEPKYSVSVIIPKTDTDTLKAIKEAVAEAKEQGKSKWNGKIPSNLKTPLRDGDSERPDDEAYENSYFLNANSKNKPGVVDQNVQPVLDATEVYSGCYARLTLNFFPYSASGNKGVAAGLGNVQKLEDGEPLGGFTRAKDDFEAVETAEDDFLG, encoded by the coding sequence ATGTCAAATATAAAAGCAAAAAGAACAGGAACAAAGGTAACTACAGGAAAGGTTAGATTAAGCTATGCACATCTCTTTGAACCTCATGCAATAGAAGGAAATGAGCCTAAATACTCAGTAAGTGTAATAATTCCTAAGACTGATACAGATACATTAAAAGCTATCAAAGAAGCTGTAGCAGAAGCTAAGGAACAGGGTAAATCTAAATGGAATGGTAAGATACCATCAAACTTAAAAACACCTCTTCGTGATGGAGATAGTGAAAGACCAGATGATGAAGCTTATGAAAACAGTTATTTCTTAAATGCTAATAGCAAAAATAAGCCTGGTGTAGTTGACCAAAATGTACAACCTGTCTTGGATGCTACAGAAGTATACAGTGGATGCTACGCAAGACTTACATTGAATTTTTTCCCATATAGTGCATCAGGAAATAAGGGTGTTGCTGCAGGACTGGGAAATGTCCAAAAATTGGAAGATGGAGAACCATTAGGAGGATTTACAAGGGCAAAAGATGATTTTGAAGCTGTAGAAACAGCAGAAGATGACTTCTTAGGTTAA
- a CDS encoding DUF2800 domain-containing protein: protein MPEQHAVLSASSSHRWLECPPCVRLEEKFPPKTSEYAAEGTLAHELGEITLKHNLKEMATRTYNSRLKKIQDNELFTADMPDYVETYVDTCMEKFSEAKAKTKDAIFKIEQKLNFSKWVPEGFGTGDFVTIADGTMEICDLKYGKGVPVSAKGNPQMRLYALGAIAEFSFLYDIKKVKMTIIQPRLDSISTDEILVNDLLEWAEKVLKPTAELAFKGEGEFKAGEHCGFCRAKAVCKARADKNMELAKYEFQEPTTLDNDDIAYILGKAEELAKWAKDVQDYALDQALKGEEFTGFKVVEGRSNRKFTDENMVAKTLYDNGYTDNVIFKPAQLLGISAMEKAIGKKKLNQLLKGFIEKPQGKPVLVPETDKREVFNSAKADFQ from the coding sequence ATGCCAGAACAACATGCAGTGTTAAGTGCTAGTTCTTCACATAGGTGGCTTGAGTGCCCACCCTGTGTAAGACTAGAAGAAAAATTTCCACCAAAAACAAGTGAATATGCTGCAGAGGGAACTCTTGCACATGAACTTGGAGAAATAACTTTAAAACATAATTTAAAAGAAATGGCTACTAGAACCTATAATTCAAGGTTAAAAAAAATACAAGATAATGAGCTTTTTACCGCAGATATGCCAGACTATGTAGAAACTTATGTTGATACATGCATGGAGAAATTTTCAGAAGCCAAGGCCAAAACAAAGGATGCCATCTTTAAGATTGAACAAAAACTTAATTTTAGTAAATGGGTTCCTGAAGGTTTTGGAACAGGTGACTTTGTAACAATAGCAGACGGAACAATGGAGATATGTGATTTAAAGTATGGAAAAGGTGTTCCTGTAAGTGCAAAAGGAAATCCACAAATGAGGCTTTATGCTCTTGGAGCAATAGCTGAATTTAGTTTCCTGTATGATATTAAAAAGGTGAAAATGACTATTATACAACCACGCTTAGATAGTATTTCTACTGATGAAATATTAGTAAATGACCTCTTAGAATGGGCAGAAAAGGTTCTAAAACCTACAGCTGAACTTGCTTTCAAAGGCGAGGGAGAGTTCAAAGCAGGAGAACACTGTGGATTCTGCAGAGCTAAAGCAGTATGTAAAGCTAGAGCCGATAAAAATATGGAACTAGCAAAATATGAGTTTCAAGAGCCTACAACCCTAGATAATGATGATATAGCTTATATATTAGGGAAAGCAGAAGAACTTGCTAAATGGGCAAAAGATGTACAGGACTATGCTTTAGATCAGGCATTAAAAGGTGAAGAATTTACAGGATTTAAAGTAGTTGAAGGAAGAAGTAACAGGAAGTTTACAGATGAAAATATGGTAGCTAAAACTCTTTATGATAATGGCTATACAGACAATGTTATTTTTAAACCAGCTCAATTATTAGGCATTTCTGCTATGGAAAAAGCAATAGGTAAGAAAAAACTTAATCAATTACTAAAGGGCTTTATTGAAAAACCTCAGGGTAAACCCGTATTAGTACCAGAAACAGATAAAAGAGAAGTGTTTAATTCTGCAAAAGCAGATTTTCAATAA